The Sorangiineae bacterium MSr11954 DNA segment GCATTCGTATTTGATCGACCCCCACGAGGGAAAATTCCTGGCATTGGGCGGGGTTGGAATGGTGTTCAAAATCGACGGCGACGCGGTGGGTCGTGCATTCAGCATCGTCGAGGAGCCCATCGAGCCCGGGCGCCTGGTTCCACCGCACACCCACACGCGGGAAGACGAAATCACCTACGTCTTGGCCGGTGAAATCGGGGTGCGCGTGGGGGGCCGGGACCTGGTCGCGACGGCAGGGTCGTATGTCATCAAGCCGCGGTCCATTCCGC contains these protein-coding regions:
- a CDS encoding cupin domain-containing protein; the protein is MANEHSYLIDPHEGKFLALGGVGMVFKIDGDAVGRAFSIVEEPIEPGRLVPPHTHTREDEITYVLAGEIGVRVGGRDLVATAGSYVIKPRSIPHAYWNATREPARILEIFSPAGFEQYFGELAELLAQGTPPIDTLTRLRSKYGATSQGMEWVPELKAKYGLKLLGEA